From a single Rosa rugosa chromosome 7, drRosRugo1.1, whole genome shotgun sequence genomic region:
- the LOC133723672 gene encoding uncharacterized protein LOC133723672 — protein MINNLCESFNSWILEARGKPPVTMFEELRVKLMKRVAMRKEKMEAYHGNICPKPRVVIEKNKLRAGTDCIPTFNGGDIAEVENIDGSKNVVNLTMRTCTCRRWDLSGIPCKHAISAIYLKRHDPDDYVAACYLKKTYMSIYNNLIQPVNSMDLWSRTEDPAILPPQYSRQPGRPKTARMKDASERVQEGGVKLARVQRSLRCSNCKQVGHNLKTCQRHLPPKEKAAVVNKKRKLNTQEEQTSKNQSKQGKKSPMTKNELRQKAKERAEYQRKKKAALKASKLEANKSTPKRSRPVQAASTQQSSRPVQAGSAPTSTRSVQGSNPSTKKAATPSRSSQRVRQNSGKEAGK, from the exons ATGATAAACAACCTGTGTGAGAGTTTTAATAGTTGGATATTGGAGGCAAGGGGTAAACCACCAGTGACCATGTTTGAAGAGTTGAGGGTCAAATTGATGAAGAGAGTTGCAATGAGGAAGGAAAAAATGGAGGCTTATCATGGCAATATCTGTCCAAAGCCAAGGGTGGTTATAGAGAAGAATAAGCTGAGGGCTGGAACAGACTGCATACCAACATTTAATGGAGGTGACATTGCTGAGGTAGAAAacattgacggatccaaaaaTGTGGTTAACTTAACAATGAGGACATGCACTTGCAGGCGGTGGGACTTGTCTGGAATTCCATGCAAGCATGCTATCTCTGCCATTTACTTAAAGAGGCATGATCCAGATGATTATGTGGCAGCATGCTATTTGAAGAAGACCTACATGAGTATCTATAACAACCTCATCCAACCTGTAAATAGCATGGATTTGTGGTCAAGAACTGAAGATCCTGCTATTTTGCCTCCACAATATTCAAGGCAGCCCGGAAGGCCCAAAACAGCAAGAATGAAGGATGCTTCAGAACGGGTTCAGGAAGGTGGTGTTAAACTTGCAAGAGTGCAAAGATCCCTAAGGTGTAGCAATTGTAAGCAAGTAGGTCACAACTTGAAAACATGTCAAAGACATTTACCACCGAAGGAAAAGGCTGCTGTTGTTAATAAGAAGAGGAAGCTTAATACACAAGAAGAACAAACATCTAAAAATCAG TCCAAGCAAGGAAAAAAATCACCCATGACCAAAAACGAGTTGAGGCAGAAAGCCAAAGAAAGAGCTGAATATCAAAGG AAAAAGAAGGCTGCCTTAAAGGCATCAAAGTTGGAAGCAAACAAGTCTACTCCAAAGAGATCAAGGCCTGTACAAGCTGCATCTACCCAGCAAAGTTCAAGGCCTGTACAAGCTGGATCTGCCCCAACAAGTACAAGGTCTGTACAAGGTTCCAATCCATCAACCAAGAAGGCTGCAACACCATCAAGGTCCTCTCAAAGGGTTAGACAAAACTCAGGTAAAGAAGCTGGAAAATAG
- the LOC133721652 gene encoding NDR1/HIN1-like protein 10 — protein MSEKQGLNGAYYGPSLPPKRESYQSVGHGGGPLGCCCSCIFGLVFKLIFTAIVFMGLAIFVFWIIVKPHRIKFHVTDANLTQFNFSSDSNLHYNLALNLTIRNPNKKFGIYYDRIEARANYEGQRFSTITLTPFYQGHKTTNALNPVFNGQQLLVGSNLQSEYQKQTSAGVYEIEMKLYMGIRFKFGRIKTGKFKPRVECDLKVPFSTNENFATTFETKSCEVDYLN, from the coding sequence ATGTCGGAGAAACAAGGCTTGAATGGAGCCTACTACGGCCCATCCCTCCCTCCCAAGAGGGAGTCCTACCAAAGCGTCGGCCACGGCGGAGGTCCCCTCGGCTGCTGCTGCAGCTGTATCTTCGGCCTTGTCTTCAAGCTCATCTTCACCGCCATCGTCTTCATGGGCCTCGCCATCTTTGTCTTCTGGATCATAGTCAAACCTCACCGTATCAAGTTCCACGTCACTGACGCCAACCTCACCCAGTTCAACTTCTCCTCAGACAGCAACCTCCACTACAACCTCGCCCTCAACCTCACCATCCGAAACCCTAACAAGAAGTTCGGCATCTACTACGACCGCATCGAAGCCAGAGCTAACTATGAGGGCCAGAGGTTCAGCACGATCACTCTCACCCCGTTTTACCAAGGACACAAAACCACCAACGCTTTGAACCCCGTGTTTAATGGACAGCAGTTGCTTGTTGGGTCCAATTTGCAGTCGGAGTATCAAAAGCAGACAAGTGCTGGGGTTTACGAAATTGAGATGAAGCTTTACATGGGGATTCGGTTCAAGTTCGGTCGAATCAAGACCGGAAAGTTCAAGCCCAGAGTTGAATGTGACTTGAAGGTTCCTTTCAGTACGAATGAGAATTTTGCAACTACCTTTGAGACCAAGAGTTGCGAAGTTGATTATTTGAATTAG